The Dunckerocampus dactyliophorus isolate RoL2022-P2 chromosome 16, RoL_Ddac_1.1, whole genome shotgun sequence genome includes a window with the following:
- the emc6 gene encoding ER membrane protein complex subunit 6, which yields MAAVVAKREGPQFISEVAMRSNAAVLDYCRTSVSALSGATAGILGLTGLYGFIFYLLSSFLLSLLLILKAGRRWNKCFKSRRLLFTGGLVGGLFTYVLFWTFLYGMVHVY from the coding sequence ATGGCAGCTGTTGTAGCCAAGCGAGAGGGACCACAGTTCATCAGTGAAGTGGCCATGAGGAGCAACGCCGCCGTGCTGGACTATTGCCGCACGTCCGTGTCAGCGCTGTCCGGAGCTACGGCCGGTATCCTGGGTTTGACGGGACTGTATggcttcattttttatttgctgtCCTCCTTCCTCCTGTCTTTGCTGCTCATCCTCAAGGCTGGGCGGCGATGGAACAAATGCTTTAAATCCAGGCGGCTGCTCTTCACCGGCGGCTTGGTTGGAGGCCTTTTCACCTACGTCCTGTTCTGGACTTTTCTTTATGGAATGGTGCACGTGTACTAA
- the p2rx5 gene encoding P2X purinoceptor 5 isoform X3, with translation MAGWGTFFLSLLNYKTEKYVIAENRRIGILFRIYQLAVLGYIIGWVFVMKKGYQEREEAIQSSVITKLKGVTLTNSSESGLHLWSAEDYVIPPNGEQVFFVVTNYIETPNQRLGYCAESVKVPNGRCLSDDDCIEGETVIAGHGIKTGLCTNSTGTCEIHAWCPVEYGKRPIEPLLSEAENFTIYIKNFIRFPKFEFSKSNVLDTSDDSYLKRCSYDPVTHPYCPIFRLGDLVRWSGHDFQDMAAKGGSVGILIEWYCDLDKDSSQCNPKYSFTRLDMNVNNSVTSGYNFRYARYFKDQNGDTFRTLYKVYGIRFDIMINGQAGKFNIVPTIIAIGSGVALLGIGAFVCDMILLYMMNTSSFYRERKFEIINFKKERTKDKAGKQGHREKKSRKSAAEKGAVNSIKKPDDIEAIVGSSSNMENKSPEDKRGPTIPRNTGQRYTSILSPQGSEPKHHITFSSHN, from the exons ATGGCCGGCTGGGGCACATTCTTCCTTTCTCTCCTCAACTACAAGACGGAGAAGTATGTGATCGCAGAGAACCGGAGAATTGGAATATTGTTTCGTATCTACCAACTGGCTGTCCTGGGCTACATCATCGG GTGGGTGTTTGTGATGAAGAAGGGCTACCAGGAGAGAGAGGAGGCCATCCAGTCATCCGTCATCACTAAGCTGAAAGGTGTCACACTGACCAACAGCTCCGAGAGTGGGCTTCACCTGTGGAGTGCAGAGGACTACGTCATTCCGCCAAAT GGCgagcaggttttttttgtggtaaCAAATTACATTGAGACCCCCAATCAGAGGCTGGGCTACTGTGCTGAG AGTGTCAAGGTGCCAAATGGGCGATGTCTTAGTGATGATGACTGCATCGAGGGGGAGACTGTTATAGCTGGCCATG GAATTAAAACTGGCTTGTGCACAAACAGCACTGGGACTTGTGAGATTCACGCCTGGTGTCCTGTAGAATACGGCAAGAGACCCAT AGAGCCTTTACTTAGTGAAGCTGAAAACTTCACCATTTACATCAAGAATTTCATCAGGTTCCCAAAGTTTGAATTTTCCAA GTCCAACGTTCTTGATACCTCTGATGACAGTTACTTGAAGAGATGCTCCTACGATCCCGTCACTCATCCTTACTGTCCCATTTTCCGCCTCGGAGATCTGGTCAGATGGAGCGGACACGACTTCCAGGACATGGCTGCCAAG GGTGGCTCTGTTGGTATTCTTATTGAGTGGTACTGCGATTTGGATAAGGACTCCTCTCAGTGTAACCCGAAGTACAGCTTCACTCGATTGGACATGAACGTCAACAACTCGGTTACATCAGGATACAACTTCAG ATACGCCAGGTATTTTAAGGATCAAAATGGGGATACCTTTCGAACtttgtataaagtgtacgggATTCGCTTTGACATCATGATCAATGGCCAG GCTGGGAAATTCAATATTGTTCCCACAATAATCGCTATCGGATCTGGAGTTGCTCTGCTGGGAATA GGAGCCTTTGTCTGTGATATGATACTCCTGTACATGATGAACACCAGCTCTTTCTATCGAGAAAGGAAGTTTGAGATCATCAATTTCAA GAAAGAACGGACCAAAGACAAGGCGGGGAAGCAGGGACATCGGGAGAAGAAGTCCAGGAAATCAGCAGCAGAGAAAGGGGCTGTGAACTCCATCAAAAAGCCTGACGATATTGAAGCCATAGTGGGATCTTCCAGCAACATGGAGAACAAATCCCCTGAGGACAAGCGGGGTCCCACCATTCCACGCAACACGGGCCAGCGCTACACGTCCATTCTCTCTCCCCAAGGTTCTGAACCAAAGCATCACATCACATTCTCTTCGCACAACTGA
- the p2rx5 gene encoding P2X purinoceptor 5 isoform X2 gives MPHPSSSSPRVDSRSTIGTTIAIQYRSSRHQQPVLSWYLWVFVMKKGYQEREEAIQSSVITKLKGVTLTNSSESGLHLWSAEDYVIPPNGEQVFFVVTNYIETPNQRLGYCAESVKVPNGRCLSDDDCIEGETVIAGHGIKTGLCTNSTGTCEIHAWCPVEYGKRPIEPLLSEAENFTIYIKNFIRFPKFEFSKSNVLDTSDDSYLKRCSYDPVTHPYCPIFRLGDLVRWSGHDFQDMAAKGGSVGILIEWYCDLDKDSSQCNPKYSFTRLDMNVNNSVTSGYNFRCVLPLLFLPCLFSVNHVPCRYARYFKDQNGDTFRTLYKVYGIRFDIMINGQAGKFNIVPTIIAIGSGVALLGIGAFVCDMILLYMMNTSSFYRERKFEIINFKKERTKDKAGKQGHREKKSRKSAAEKGAVNSIKKPDDIEAIVGSSSNMENKSPEDKRGPTIPRNTGQRYTSILSPQGSEPKHHITFSSHN, from the exons ATGCCCCATCCGTCCAGTTCGTCGCCAAGGGTCGACTCCAGGAGCACCATCGGCACAACTATCGCTATCCAGTATCGATCCTCCCGTCACCAGCAGCCAGTCCTCAGCTGGTATTT GTGGGTGTTTGTGATGAAGAAGGGCTACCAGGAGAGAGAGGAGGCCATCCAGTCATCCGTCATCACTAAGCTGAAAGGTGTCACACTGACCAACAGCTCCGAGAGTGGGCTTCACCTGTGGAGTGCAGAGGACTACGTCATTCCGCCAAAT GGCgagcaggttttttttgtggtaaCAAATTACATTGAGACCCCCAATCAGAGGCTGGGCTACTGTGCTGAG AGTGTCAAGGTGCCAAATGGGCGATGTCTTAGTGATGATGACTGCATCGAGGGGGAGACTGTTATAGCTGGCCATG GAATTAAAACTGGCTTGTGCACAAACAGCACTGGGACTTGTGAGATTCACGCCTGGTGTCCTGTAGAATACGGCAAGAGACCCAT AGAGCCTTTACTTAGTGAAGCTGAAAACTTCACCATTTACATCAAGAATTTCATCAGGTTCCCAAAGTTTGAATTTTCCAA GTCCAACGTTCTTGATACCTCTGATGACAGTTACTTGAAGAGATGCTCCTACGATCCCGTCACTCATCCTTACTGTCCCATTTTCCGCCTCGGAGATCTGGTCAGATGGAGCGGACACGACTTCCAGGACATGGCTGCCAAG GGTGGCTCTGTTGGTATTCTTATTGAGTGGTACTGCGATTTGGATAAGGACTCCTCTCAGTGTAACCCGAAGTACAGCTTCACTCGATTGGACATGAACGTCAACAACTCGGTTACATCAGGATACAACTTCAGGTGCGTCCTCCCACTACTTTTTCTTCCGTGTTTGTTCTCAGTAAACCACGTGCCTTGCAGATACGCCAGGTATTTTAAGGATCAAAATGGGGATACCTTTCGAACtttgtataaagtgtacgggATTCGCTTTGACATCATGATCAATGGCCAG GCTGGGAAATTCAATATTGTTCCCACAATAATCGCTATCGGATCTGGAGTTGCTCTGCTGGGAATA GGAGCCTTTGTCTGTGATATGATACTCCTGTACATGATGAACACCAGCTCTTTCTATCGAGAAAGGAAGTTTGAGATCATCAATTTCAA GAAAGAACGGACCAAAGACAAGGCGGGGAAGCAGGGACATCGGGAGAAGAAGTCCAGGAAATCAGCAGCAGAGAAAGGGGCTGTGAACTCCATCAAAAAGCCTGACGATATTGAAGCCATAGTGGGATCTTCCAGCAACATGGAGAACAAATCCCCTGAGGACAAGCGGGGTCCCACCATTCCACGCAACACGGGCCAGCGCTACACGTCCATTCTCTCTCCCCAAGGTTCTGAACCAAAGCATCACATCACATTCTCTTCGCACAACTGA
- the p2rx5 gene encoding P2X purinoceptor 5 isoform X4, which yields MKKGYQEREEAIQSSVITKLKGVTLTNSSESGLHLWSAEDYVIPPNGEQVFFVVTNYIETPNQRLGYCAESVKVPNGRCLSDDDCIEGETVIAGHGIKTGLCTNSTGTCEIHAWCPVEYGKRPIEPLLSEAENFTIYIKNFIRFPKFEFSKSNVLDTSDDSYLKRCSYDPVTHPYCPIFRLGDLVRWSGHDFQDMAAKGGSVGILIEWYCDLDKDSSQCNPKYSFTRLDMNVNNSVTSGYNFRCVLPLLFLPCLFSVNHVPCRYARYFKDQNGDTFRTLYKVYGIRFDIMINGQAGKFNIVPTIIAIGSGVALLGIGAFVCDMILLYMMNTSSFYRERKFEIINFKKERTKDKAGKQGHREKKSRKSAAEKGAVNSIKKPDDIEAIVGSSSNMENKSPEDKRGPTIPRNTGQRYTSILSPQGSEPKHHITFSSHN from the exons ATGAAGAAGGGCTACCAGGAGAGAGAGGAGGCCATCCAGTCATCCGTCATCACTAAGCTGAAAGGTGTCACACTGACCAACAGCTCCGAGAGTGGGCTTCACCTGTGGAGTGCAGAGGACTACGTCATTCCGCCAAAT GGCgagcaggttttttttgtggtaaCAAATTACATTGAGACCCCCAATCAGAGGCTGGGCTACTGTGCTGAG AGTGTCAAGGTGCCAAATGGGCGATGTCTTAGTGATGATGACTGCATCGAGGGGGAGACTGTTATAGCTGGCCATG GAATTAAAACTGGCTTGTGCACAAACAGCACTGGGACTTGTGAGATTCACGCCTGGTGTCCTGTAGAATACGGCAAGAGACCCAT AGAGCCTTTACTTAGTGAAGCTGAAAACTTCACCATTTACATCAAGAATTTCATCAGGTTCCCAAAGTTTGAATTTTCCAA GTCCAACGTTCTTGATACCTCTGATGACAGTTACTTGAAGAGATGCTCCTACGATCCCGTCACTCATCCTTACTGTCCCATTTTCCGCCTCGGAGATCTGGTCAGATGGAGCGGACACGACTTCCAGGACATGGCTGCCAAG GGTGGCTCTGTTGGTATTCTTATTGAGTGGTACTGCGATTTGGATAAGGACTCCTCTCAGTGTAACCCGAAGTACAGCTTCACTCGATTGGACATGAACGTCAACAACTCGGTTACATCAGGATACAACTTCAGGTGCGTCCTCCCACTACTTTTTCTTCCGTGTTTGTTCTCAGTAAACCACGTGCCTTGCAGATACGCCAGGTATTTTAAGGATCAAAATGGGGATACCTTTCGAACtttgtataaagtgtacgggATTCGCTTTGACATCATGATCAATGGCCAG GCTGGGAAATTCAATATTGTTCCCACAATAATCGCTATCGGATCTGGAGTTGCTCTGCTGGGAATA GGAGCCTTTGTCTGTGATATGATACTCCTGTACATGATGAACACCAGCTCTTTCTATCGAGAAAGGAAGTTTGAGATCATCAATTTCAA GAAAGAACGGACCAAAGACAAGGCGGGGAAGCAGGGACATCGGGAGAAGAAGTCCAGGAAATCAGCAGCAGAGAAAGGGGCTGTGAACTCCATCAAAAAGCCTGACGATATTGAAGCCATAGTGGGATCTTCCAGCAACATGGAGAACAAATCCCCTGAGGACAAGCGGGGTCCCACCATTCCACGCAACACGGGCCAGCGCTACACGTCCATTCTCTCTCCCCAAGGTTCTGAACCAAAGCATCACATCACATTCTCTTCGCACAACTGA
- the p2rx5 gene encoding P2X purinoceptor 5 isoform X1 — MAGWGTFFLSLLNYKTEKYVIAENRRIGILFRIYQLAVLGYIIGWVFVMKKGYQEREEAIQSSVITKLKGVTLTNSSESGLHLWSAEDYVIPPNGEQVFFVVTNYIETPNQRLGYCAESVKVPNGRCLSDDDCIEGETVIAGHGIKTGLCTNSTGTCEIHAWCPVEYGKRPIEPLLSEAENFTIYIKNFIRFPKFEFSKSNVLDTSDDSYLKRCSYDPVTHPYCPIFRLGDLVRWSGHDFQDMAAKGGSVGILIEWYCDLDKDSSQCNPKYSFTRLDMNVNNSVTSGYNFRCVLPLLFLPCLFSVNHVPCRYARYFKDQNGDTFRTLYKVYGIRFDIMINGQAGKFNIVPTIIAIGSGVALLGIGAFVCDMILLYMMNTSSFYRERKFEIINFKKERTKDKAGKQGHREKKSRKSAAEKGAVNSIKKPDDIEAIVGSSSNMENKSPEDKRGPTIPRNTGQRYTSILSPQGSEPKHHITFSSHN, encoded by the exons ATGGCCGGCTGGGGCACATTCTTCCTTTCTCTCCTCAACTACAAGACGGAGAAGTATGTGATCGCAGAGAACCGGAGAATTGGAATATTGTTTCGTATCTACCAACTGGCTGTCCTGGGCTACATCATCGG GTGGGTGTTTGTGATGAAGAAGGGCTACCAGGAGAGAGAGGAGGCCATCCAGTCATCCGTCATCACTAAGCTGAAAGGTGTCACACTGACCAACAGCTCCGAGAGTGGGCTTCACCTGTGGAGTGCAGAGGACTACGTCATTCCGCCAAAT GGCgagcaggttttttttgtggtaaCAAATTACATTGAGACCCCCAATCAGAGGCTGGGCTACTGTGCTGAG AGTGTCAAGGTGCCAAATGGGCGATGTCTTAGTGATGATGACTGCATCGAGGGGGAGACTGTTATAGCTGGCCATG GAATTAAAACTGGCTTGTGCACAAACAGCACTGGGACTTGTGAGATTCACGCCTGGTGTCCTGTAGAATACGGCAAGAGACCCAT AGAGCCTTTACTTAGTGAAGCTGAAAACTTCACCATTTACATCAAGAATTTCATCAGGTTCCCAAAGTTTGAATTTTCCAA GTCCAACGTTCTTGATACCTCTGATGACAGTTACTTGAAGAGATGCTCCTACGATCCCGTCACTCATCCTTACTGTCCCATTTTCCGCCTCGGAGATCTGGTCAGATGGAGCGGACACGACTTCCAGGACATGGCTGCCAAG GGTGGCTCTGTTGGTATTCTTATTGAGTGGTACTGCGATTTGGATAAGGACTCCTCTCAGTGTAACCCGAAGTACAGCTTCACTCGATTGGACATGAACGTCAACAACTCGGTTACATCAGGATACAACTTCAGGTGCGTCCTCCCACTACTTTTTCTTCCGTGTTTGTTCTCAGTAAACCACGTGCCTTGCAGATACGCCAGGTATTTTAAGGATCAAAATGGGGATACCTTTCGAACtttgtataaagtgtacgggATTCGCTTTGACATCATGATCAATGGCCAG GCTGGGAAATTCAATATTGTTCCCACAATAATCGCTATCGGATCTGGAGTTGCTCTGCTGGGAATA GGAGCCTTTGTCTGTGATATGATACTCCTGTACATGATGAACACCAGCTCTTTCTATCGAGAAAGGAAGTTTGAGATCATCAATTTCAA GAAAGAACGGACCAAAGACAAGGCGGGGAAGCAGGGACATCGGGAGAAGAAGTCCAGGAAATCAGCAGCAGAGAAAGGGGCTGTGAACTCCATCAAAAAGCCTGACGATATTGAAGCCATAGTGGGATCTTCCAGCAACATGGAGAACAAATCCCCTGAGGACAAGCGGGGTCCCACCATTCCACGCAACACGGGCCAGCGCTACACGTCCATTCTCTCTCCCCAAGGTTCTGAACCAAAGCATCACATCACATTCTCTTCGCACAACTGA